AATAAAATCCATAATTCTTCAAGGCCGATAAAAAGTTTATTATTGGATCAAACCATTGTTTGTGGACTTGGAAATATTTACGTAGATGAAGTGTTATTTTTATCGAAAATTCACCCCAAAACCCAAGGTAAAAACTTAAACGATTTCGATATTTCACAATTAATAGTCCAAACTCCAATTGTTTTAAATAAGGCTATTTTACTTGGAGGGACAACGATTAGAAGTTATGTGTCTAGTTTAGGAGTTTCTGGAAGATTTCAAAACGAATTGAATGTTCATACGTTAAAGGGAAAGTCCTGTAAAGTATGCTCTCAGGAAATAGTGAAAATAAAAGTTGGTGGAAGAGGTACCTATTTTTGTCCGACTTGCCAAATAAAAAGTGAGTGATACAATGAAAGTAATAGGATTAACAGGAGGCATTGCTTCAGGGAAATCAACCGTAGCCAATTGGTTTAAAGAAGCAAGTATACCCGTCATTGATTCGGATTTAGTCTATAAAGAACTATCAAAACCAAACGAAGTATTGTATAATAAAATTATAGATACATTTGGAAAAGAAATTTTAAAAAGTGATTTGACCATTAATTGGCCTATTTTAAGCGAAAAAGTTTTTCAAAACGAAGCTGATTTGGAAAAATTAAATCAACTTACTCATCCTTTGATTAAACATGAAATCATTTTGAAATTACAACACTTTCAATCTAAATCCATAAAAATGGTTGTAGTAGTTGTGCCTTTATTATTTGAAACCGATTTTGTTAATCTTTGTAATGACACTATTTGTGTTTATGTGAATCGAAAAACACAAATTGAGCGGCTTATGAAAAGAGATCATATTGATTTTGCTTTCGCTCTTAAAAAAATAAATTCACAAATGCCTTTAGAAAAGAAAAGAGATTTAGCTGATTTTGTGATTGATAATTTTAAAGAAGTAACAGATTCAAAAAATCAATTTGATCAAATATTGAAGAAATTAAGGAGTGAATAATATGGCAATTGCAGATTTTTTTTCGACATCCTGTGAAACAAGAGAACTTCATCAAAACGGACAATTACGAACAAGATATTATCGAAACAGCTTTAAACAATGTTTTGAAGCGTTGGAAGAACTAGCTAACAGAGAAATCCTTCAAGTTCGTGATGTAAATGA
This is a stretch of genomic DNA from Bacillota bacterium. It encodes these proteins:
- the coaE gene encoding dephospho-CoA kinase (Dephospho-CoA kinase (CoaE) performs the final step in coenzyme A biosynthesis.) → MKVIGLTGGIASGKSTVANWFKEASIPVIDSDLVYKELSKPNEVLYNKIIDTFGKEILKSDLTINWPILSEKVFQNEADLEKLNQLTHPLIKHEIILKLQHFQSKSIKMVVVVVPLLFETDFVNLCNDTICVYVNRKTQIERLMKRDHIDFAFALKKINSQMPLEKKRDLADFVIDNFKEVTDSKNQFDQILKKLRSE